Within the Hypericibacter adhaerens genome, the region CCTTGCTCGCGCGCTACCGGCCCGATCTCGACCCGGCCGACCAGGCGCTGCTGATCTGGCTCGCCCAGGGCAGCATCGGACGCGCGCTGGAGCTGGCCGAGGAGGACGGGCTCGAGCTCTATCGCGAGCTCGGCACGCAGCTCTCCCGGCTGCCCGATCTCGATGTCCCGGCGCTCCATGATTTCGCCGACCGGCTCGCCCGCGACCGCGAGGGGAACAGCTTCCGCACCGCCGCCGACCTGCTCGAAGGCTGGATGGCGCGGCTGCTGCGGACCGCCTCCCTGGGGCGCCCGGACCCTGGAATTCCGCCGGAAGAAGCCCAGATTCTGAGCAGGTTGGCCGGGGCCCGCGGACTTGATCAATGGCTGGCCCTGTGGGAAAAGGTCACGCGCCTGATCGCCGGGGCCGAGCAGGCCGATCTCGACCTGAAACAGGTCTGGATCGGCGCCATGCTAGCCCTGGCCGGGCAGGGGCGGCGCTGACAGGAACCGCCGGCGCCTCGCCCGACGACCGCGCTTCTCTCGCGGACTTTGCCCCATAACCCAGGTTCTCGATCCGGAAGACCCGCACGCATGTCAGGGCCCCGTCCCTTCTACATCACCACGCCGATCTATTACGTGAACGATGCGCCGCATATCGGACACGCCTACACGACGCTGGCCTGCGATGTGATCGCGCGTTTCATGCGGCTGGACGGACGCAGGGTGAATTTCCTCACCGGCACGGACGAGCACGGCCAGAAGGTCGAGAAATCGGCCAAGGCTGCCGGCATGTCGCCCAAGGACTTCACCGACAAGGTCTCGCAGAATTTCCGCGACCTCGCCAAGGCGATGAACTTCAGCAATGACGATTTCATCCGCACCACCGAGCCGCGGCACATCAAGTCCTGCCAGGCGCTCTGGCTCCGGCTGGTCGAGCGCGGCCATATCTATCTCGGCCATTACGAGGGCTGGTATGCGGTGCGCGACGAGGCCTTCTATGGCGAGGAGGAGCTGACCACCGGGCCCGACGGCAAGAAGCGCGCGCCCTCGGGTGCGGAGGTCGAGTGGGTGAAGGAGCCCAGCTACTTCTTCGATCTCTCCAAGTGGCAGCAGCCGCTCCTGGAGTTCTACGAGAAGCATCCGGATTTCATCGCGCCGGAGACGCGGCGCAACGAGGTGCTGTCCTTCGTCCGCGGCGGGCTCACCGATCTCTCGGTCTCGCGCACCAGCTTCAAATGGGGCGTGCCGGTCCCGAACGATCCCGACCACATCATGTATGTGTGGCTCGATGCGCTCACCAACTACATCACCGCCGTCGGCTTCCCGGACACGGAGAGCGAGAGCTACCGGACCTTCTGGCCGGCCGACCTGCACATGGTCGGCAAGGACATCCTGCGTTTCCACACGGTCTATTGGCCGGCCTTCCTGATGGCCGCGGGCCTCGAGCCGCCGAAGCGCGTCTTCGCCCATGGCTGGTGGACCAACGAGGGCCAGAAGATCTCGAAGTCGCTCGGCAACGTGATCGACCCGCTGCAGCTCATCGCGACCTACGGGCTCGATCCGGTGCGCTACTTCCTGCTGCGCGAGGTGCCGTTCGGCAATGACGGCGACTTCTCGCATCGCGCCATGGTCATGCGGATGAACGGCGACCTCGCCAATGACCTGGGCAACCTGGCGCAGCGCTCGCTCTCGATGATCAGCAAGAACTGCGGCGCCACCGTGCCGGAAAAGGGGCCGCTGACCGAGGCGGACAGGAAGCTTCTCGGCCAGGCGCAGGGCCTGCTGCCGCGCTGGCGCGAGGCGATCGAGACCCAGAGCTTCAACCGCGGGCTCGAGGCGATCTGGTTTGTGGTGGGCGAGGCCAACCGCTATGTCGACGAGCAGGCGCCCTGGGCCCTCAAGAAGAACGATCCGCCGCGCATGGCGACGGTGCTTTGGGTGCTGGCCGAGACGGTACGCTATCTCGCGATCCTGGTGCAGCCGGTGATGCCGGCGGCGGCGGGCAAGCTGCTCGACCAGCTGGCGGTGCCGGCGAATGCGCGTGACTTCGCGCATCTGACCGAGGCAAACGCGCTTAAGCCGGGAACGCCGCTGCCGGCACCGGAGGGCGTGTTCCCGCGCTATGTCGATCCGGAAGCGGCGAAGACCGAGGCCGTGCCGGCGAAGGGCAAAGGCAAGAAGAGCTGATGCTCGTCGACAGCCACTGCCATCTCGACTATCTGAACCGCGCGGGGATCCTTGACGCGGCGCTGGGGCGCGCGCGAGAGGCGGGGGTGGGGGCGATGCTCACCATCTGCACCTCGATCGAGGAATTCCCGCAGGTGCTGGCGATCGCCGAGAGCCACGACA harbors:
- the metG gene encoding methionine--tRNA ligase, which gives rise to MSGPRPFYITTPIYYVNDAPHIGHAYTTLACDVIARFMRLDGRRVNFLTGTDEHGQKVEKSAKAAGMSPKDFTDKVSQNFRDLAKAMNFSNDDFIRTTEPRHIKSCQALWLRLVERGHIYLGHYEGWYAVRDEAFYGEEELTTGPDGKKRAPSGAEVEWVKEPSYFFDLSKWQQPLLEFYEKHPDFIAPETRRNEVLSFVRGGLTDLSVSRTSFKWGVPVPNDPDHIMYVWLDALTNYITAVGFPDTESESYRTFWPADLHMVGKDILRFHTVYWPAFLMAAGLEPPKRVFAHGWWTNEGQKISKSLGNVIDPLQLIATYGLDPVRYFLLREVPFGNDGDFSHRAMVMRMNGDLANDLGNLAQRSLSMISKNCGATVPEKGPLTEADRKLLGQAQGLLPRWREAIETQSFNRGLEAIWFVVGEANRYVDEQAPWALKKNDPPRMATVLWVLAETVRYLAILVQPVMPAAAGKLLDQLAVPANARDFAHLTEANALKPGTPLPAPEGVFPRYVDPEAAKTEAVPAKGKGKKS